actcagcgaAAACACACATCTATATATCCTCACAAGACTCTAAAGTGCACAAAGACATGACGTTCATATTTATCTGCACACAGAGCGTTAGAggtgagatccaatcacaagtggtctgAACATTCAGGATGCATTAAGTGTGGGatctctcaggatggatgttaacaGTCTGAACTAAGAGCAACTCACCATTTCACAGTCGAGTCCATACAGAGGGCTGCTGTCAGAAACACACTCGACACTGTCTGTGCACACAAACTCCTCAAAGCCAGGCATTCCTGtagcagagaaacaaaacaagacaatgtTGAGCGCTTATTTCGCCTTATtctaaaaacacaaagaacacaatAACAACCACCTGCTGAGACTCAGTTGGGAGCGGAGTGAGGTTAAAGCGTGAAAATACTCATGTGTCATGTATAACCTGGTTAATAGAGACTCACCTTTGACCGGGTAGTTCTTATTGATCATCTCCTCCTGGCTCAGTAGATACGCTGTCATTCCTCTGGTCCGTGTCCCAAACTTGGCGACAACTGGGTGAAACTTCACGGCTGCAGCAGAACACAAATTAACACAGATCAGGAAAAGAGTTTATCATGAATAATCAGGCCTGATTAACTTTAAATGACTTCAACAGCAACTTTCACTACAAATGTTTTACATGTATCTCACCTTTGGGTATTGGACCGTTTTCCATGTGTGCCTCTGAAAGTGATGGAGCGTCTGACTTAGGAACCTCATTGCTGAAGATTCCAGATGCCACGTTCTGGGATGGTGGAGTGAAGGTGATCCTCTGCATTGGTCCGAAAAAGGCAGATTTAAATTCCAGAAAATACCGACACTGTCTCTCATCATATAATCTACATCCCCTTCAGATACTTACAGAGCTGTAGTTGGTTCTGAGGTGTTGCAGCGTGAGGTAGTGTTTGTAAAAGTGACTCTGGGTCAGACCCTCCACGATTACAACATTCACACCTTTAACCTTCCTCTGGTGGTGGAGACGACACCAACTGGGAGTATGACCATGAGAGAATAATGAGGGGGTGTGGATAAAAGATGTCTTTATGATGGCTCAAGTACAAGGACACATTATAAGTAAGTTACAGAAAGTTAAACGTGAGGCGGTGAAATAGATCACGGCTTGCTCCAAAAGTCATTACCTGGGTTGTTGGATGCCACCTGTTTTCCCCAGAGCGGCGTAGTGCAGCAGCTCCGTCAGCTCATTCAGTGTAATTGGTTGTTGGAGGCGGTCGAGCGGCACAGAGATCCTGGGTGAACAGAGCGGAGGTGCCACCGCTCCTTCCTGCTCACTTTTTAATCTCTTGGCCGGGTGGTGTTCTGTGGAGGAGACgttccttctcttctctctgcggCTCGTGGCTGCTGGTGAAGGCTCCATGTCCACGCTGAGGTTCCTGCAGGAAAATAGAAACTGAATTTGAAATGAATTCTGGGAGTCAATATAGTACTGTACACTGGTTTGTGATTTACACACACTCTTCTTGAAACACTCCTCATGCATATTGAGGCAGATCAGTGGGGTCTAGAGTTCAAGCAGTATGGGCTGTGCATGAGGATCTGTCAAATTTGTATCCATCTATTTTTAAGGTACCATTTAAATCATAATTTTAGACTGTAGTTGCTTTTATCGTTATATAATTTGATAGTGGTAATCTCATGCTTTTATTAATAACCAAATATAAATCCTCCATTTCCCAGGACACAACTTTTTCATACTGTTGTGTTAATGCTACTGAAACAAATCTGCCAATAAACTTCTTCCTTCATCCTTCAAAGGAAAAAGCTTTTTGTGTAAAACATGTTAACAATACATTCCTCTATATTGAGGCACTAACATAAATACTATTTTATAAACGGTATCACATTGGTAATAGTATTCAATGGGACAAATCGTAAATAATATCCAGGCCAGATGAGAGAAGGTTCATTATGGTGACACATGTAGTAAACATGTTATAAGTAGTGATTGTCATATCAGCTCTTCAACCCTGCATCTTGTGAACAACATATCTttgtagtttattttaaactgggTTAAATTTGGACATCGTTTTGAATCCCCCTTAAACTGATCCACAGCCTCACTCCACAGATTCAGATGCAGAAACTACTATGACTTTTATAAATTAACATTTCCCCTTAAAGTATAAGTAAACTACAGGCTCCCTCTCGATCACTGAACAGTTTCTGGATGTATTTGTATCCTCGAACATGatctctgctgtttgtttgtacgatctgtttctgtgtgagaaCGAAAACGAGAGTCAAAGTGTGTAAATACCAGATGTTATTGGTCCGATTGTTTCCAAATTCACAGTTTTTCACCGGAGCGACATGTTGGAGAAGGTGGAAAACACATGGCTGCTGCACCGGCTCGTGCATGTGAGGGGAAAACCTACTTCCCGAATCATGACTTTCAACATAAAGTAAAATGTTGACTGTCGTTTCCTTTCACGAGGAAACTCTGACTACGTTTTAGTAGATTGTATAATTTGATCTATAAACATCAAACAAAGCTCCCTTAAGAAAGTATTCAGTCGCTTATATATGTCTATATTCGTGTTTATACTCTTATCGCGACAGGGCTTAGTAAAACCGGAAATGAAGTTCATCCGGTTTCCACCAACTTCCTGGTTTTTCTCCGATCGACTGTCTCGGTAATTGATTGCTTTGCGCtgcttttttataaacagtctaaaATGCAGGCCCAGCCAGTCGAACTCAGAATGATTGATGAGTATTTTTGAAAAAAGCAGCGCGatcgttgttgtgttttctgaagttGTTACTGTCGAGATGATTTCATCGTTTCACGCACAATCCAGTttcaatgaaagaaaaacaaccggTTCCCGGGCTGAAGTCTCAGATATGTCGACAAGGAAACTGGCGAAGTGAGTAACAGATACAACCAAACAGCCATTAGCGTGTTAACTAGCTAAACAGCTAACCCTGATAACTAGAGAAACGAGTTAACTGTGTAATATCTACATGTGTTAAGATGTATTTATGAAGTATTTAAGGGTTTTCAGTACTTGTACACATTTATTATACTTTATGTATTTCAGAACAAGTAAACTCGCTCTTCTTGGGTCGAGTTAAGTTTATGTTTAcgtttttcatgtgttttccaccatcccccctcccccccacccgcaGGCAGCTGGGGCTGTTGAGGCAGAGGAGTCAGTCTTCCTCTGGGACGAAGAAAGCTCTGTTATCAAGTGAGTCTGAATTGATCCCGTGTTCACAGAGGTGTAGTGTTTAGGTTCGATTCCCGCTGTATCTTTACTCTCTGCTCTCTTTCAGATCAGACGTTCTCATACCTGATAGTGATCGACTTTGAGTCCACTtgctggagagagaaaagcagctACAGTCCGGAAGTTAGTGAGTAGCACTGActcattttttctttaatatttcagCTTTTTCACTGTTActgacaataacacacacacgtttctcttttccttcttcttttagTTGAGTTTCCTGCTGTTCTGCTGAACACTTCCTCGGGGGACGTGGAGTCTGAGTTTCACACGTATGTTCAACCCCAGGAGCACCCGACCCTGTCCGAGTTCTGCACTGAGCTGACCGGGATCACACAGGTGTCTATGCACAGGCTCAAATATACAACTACAAATGTCTACTTCAGTTCCTTTGTTCATTGGCTCCATCTGACTGCTTAATCTTGTTTTTGCAGATACAAGTTGAAGCAGGGATTCCACTGCGGATCTGTCTTTCTCGGTTCTGCCGCTGGCTGCAAACCCTGCAGCTCGAGAAGGGTGTGGTGTTTCCCAACAAACAACAgaatgtttctcctcctccaccttctccaaaACTGTGTACTTTCCTCACGTGGTCAGGTAAAAGTCTTTTTGATTGGTTTTAATCATAAATCATTAGTCAGGAACCCTGTAAGCTTTCTCACTAGCTAGGTAAAGATTTTCTTGCTTTGGAAAGaatctaaatgtttttaaatgtaaaacacatTATCACATGCAACAAAACACTGCATTAAAAGAGCAgcattggttttattttttaccttaTTGCCTTACTGATATGTATTGAAAATGTAACGTTATCCATTTTGCCTGTGCCACCATTGGCGTTGCGTAACAGACTGGGATCTGGGAGTTTGTTTGCAGTACGAGTGCAAACGAAAGCAGCTGCATAAACCTGATGTGCTCAACAGCTGGATCGATCTGAGAAGCACATACAGAGTGAGTGGAAGCCCTTTTACTTTCTCTTCTGCTCTTTTTCCTGCTGCACTGTCTCACTTATGATTATGACTCAACAAAATATATTGCGAATGATTTATCTACCGATTGTTTCGATTATTaggtgttgtttttatttatttagtaatgACAAATTCAGTTGGATTTTCAGGcagattgtttcttttttatagtttttcgaTTTGAGGCAGCTATCTGACAATGCTTCATCATTTTGGCCCTTGTGTCTTAATAAATCCTTGTCCCACACTTTCCAGCTCTTTTACGACAGGAAACCCAAAGGCCTGAATGGGGCACTTCAAGATCTCGGAATACAGTTTGCAGGAAGAGAACATTCAGGTACAACAAAGAGCTCAAGTTCTTTAGTCCAAATGGTTCTACAAAGAAAACGGACACAATCTAAGCATGTGTCTCGTTTTTCTCTATTTCCTCAGGTTTGGATGATTCACGAAATACAGCTCAGCTGGCAGCGAGGATGATGAGGGATGGGTGTGTGATGAAGATCACTAGAAGCCTTGAGAGGGTGAGTGGCTTTCGTCCAACGCATCCCAGCTCCTAATTACCTGCCCcccttctgtaaaatctgtTATGGATGACGACAACAATACATGGAGATCTTCATGGTTGAAGATTATACAGAGATTTTATATGAGATTACATTATTTTTTGTTAAaaggttttataaataaatggatATAAACATTGACTTCTGCAAATCAGATACTACGATCTCCTTGCCTTTCTTATGGTGCAAATTTGCTTTTGAACATGCATCTTCCTGGAGAATGGAAATAAGGAGGAACAAGATAATTTAGCACGCAGCAAAGAAATGGGTGATATATTAAGAGTTGTTGATTGTCTCTCGTCTTCTTCTCATAGACGCCGTCAACGGTCAAACCTGTGTTTGGAAAAGTAACAACagacaagaagaaagaaaaacccaaCACAAATAACATGGAAAACACACTTACCACAAACAAATCCTCATCGTCTAAGATTCCTCTGATATCATCTCAAATAAAAACGTGTTCAGAGAAGAATACGGTGAAATCAGACACGATGGAAAATGCAAGTTCAGTTCAAGAATCTGTCCAAAGCCTGATCTCACCCAAGACCCTTCTGAATGGTACAAACACACCACTGTGGGGATGCGGCAGGAGGTCGGTCACctcgggcgctgtagctgatcGTTCTTCTTCAGTCACGATAAACATGTCCTCGCCGCACAGTAACGGCAACAACACCCTTCTCCTGTGCTCTACTACTCTGGGCTGCCTGTCTGACCTACCTCACACAGACCTTCTTTTAAAAAGCGGAGGAGCTGTGGCCCCTGTGGAGGACGAGGAAGGTGGAGAGCTCTCAGTGGAAACGGAGGAGAGGTGGGGTTCATATGACGATGTGGTGTTTGAGGGGGATGATGAAACTGATGGAGAACGTGTCTCCGATTTTGATAGTGGATGTTATGAGTGGGAAGAATCTGAGAATACATCAGATTTAACAGAGGGTCAGGTCACGTCAAGGGACAATACAAGTGCTGAAAACTCCTCGAGAACAACTCACTCATCCACAACGTTTGTTTCTGCAAAGAACACGAGAGTGGATCAGTTAAACATGACGAGGCAGCACTCAGTGATCTCAGGGCCAGATACATGTTTTGCTGTGCCGGAGACGGTTAGTTGGTTTTCCAAAAACAAATTGGCTCAACTCAACTCTGTACTGTTCCAAAAGAGTTCGGACAAAgtcccaaacaaaacaaacacaccgtCTTTACTCAGGCACAAAGCTCTCATCCCAGGAAAGACCTCCACACCTAACGCCTCATTTGTCAAACCGAAACAAGTCATCATGCAAAACAGAAATCACAAAACACCCAGGACCTCTTTCACCATCTTCACTGACTTGGTGCAACAGGCTGCAGCATCACATCCTTCCTCCTGTAGCTCACTGTTCACCCCCAAAAACGTCCTCGGCTCTTTATCAGCCAACACAAGCTCATCATCTACCAACCGCTCCTCCATGTCCCTGACACTTAAAAAAGGACAGCAGATCACATCTCCACTGTGTGGGTGTGGCCGCCGCGCCAAGCGGCAGCTCGTGTCCAACGGGGGTCCAAACCACGGCCGAGGGTTTTACTGCTGTCCGGTCCGCCGCTCGGGCAGCGGGGGCCGGGTCCAGAAGGGATGTGAGTTCTTCAAATGGGAGTCGTCTCTGATGAACAGGAGTTCAGTGGCCTCTCCTGCTGCCAGGGCCTCCATTTCAATCTGCTCCACTCTGAACCGTCAACCACAGCAGAGCACAACCATAAGAAAAAGCTATTAATGTGTTGGAGAAACAGCCGCACCTGCTCCATCATACCAGTAATACTGgcacattttatatataatatataactatCCATTCGCACAGAGATGGTACCTGAATAACTAGTTTCTGTGTCACCTCTTTAACTTCCTCACAAAACCTCTTACAGATACAGTAGCATTGGAGATAATGgacataatatatattacaCTAAAGCCTCAGATGAAGATTTTTTTAGGGCCGTTGCCATCGCTGCTATTATGGAGTAAAAAAGTTCTGATGCCGATGTATTGATCTATTATATATTAATTGATGATTAATTAAATCATGaaaatgattcctaagatgtacCTAGagcttgaattaagaaaatgtactttttataCGCACATGAATGCACATCCTTTATGCaaagtttattctgtaaaaatgttcaaTGAAAAACAGTACAGGAGTCCTATCAATGCCTTTTTCTAATTTATTGCTTTAAATGCTAACGTAAGTGATTCCTATTTTGAGTATTGATCATCATGTCACAAATATCaatgcaaaataaacaaattggttgtttttatgttctgaGTTGTAAATTGAGTTGGTTTAATTGTTTTGCTTTCATACTTTTTAATACAtgcatttgtattttgtatctATCATGTATGAATGGACaataaattgtgttaatgtaatTTCACATGAAGATGAAGTTAAATGTTTGATAGTGTTTATGcctgatgaaataaataaaaacaatacctTTTCACTCTGTTCATTTCACTTCATATACAACAACACATATGGGCTGGGCAATACAGCtacatcaataattatcacaatatatttttttatcaatggCAATATAACAAGGGTTCAGCATATATTGGTACATTGCTTATGCCCCcgatttgtaaaatgttatcTTGTTTGCCATTCTCTCCAGTCCAGTTTGTGGCGGTAATGCGCCTCTAAGCTGGTTTTCCATCTGCCTATAAAACaccatagaagaagaaaaactaagAAATAACTGTAATTTGTGCTTCGCGGTAATGCCGGAAGTGTTTTGTCCCTCCTCGCTCGCTGTACTTCGTGACAGAAAAACGTGCTATCAATGAATGTTGTGACGGAATCAAACCAGTATGACTTAAAACCCGAAGCCGCCCcagtttaaacataaacgtgTGTCCAGTCTGAACCAGTAACTTCTCATGACTCT
This is a stretch of genomic DNA from Pleuronectes platessa chromosome 3, fPlePla1.1, whole genome shotgun sequence. It encodes these proteins:
- the eri2 gene encoding ERI1 exoribonuclease 2 → MSIFEKSSAIVVVFSEVVTVEMISSFHAQSSFNERKTTGSRAEVSDMSTRKLAKQLGLLRQRSQSSSGTKKALLSNQTFSYLIVIDFESTCWREKSSYSPEVIEFPAVLLNTSSGDVESEFHTYVQPQEHPTLSEFCTELTGITQIQVEAGIPLRICLSRFCRWLQTLQLEKGVVFPNKQQNVSPPPPSPKLCTFLTWSDWDLGVCLQYECKRKQLHKPDVLNSWIDLRSTYRLFYDRKPKGLNGALQDLGIQFAGREHSGLDDSRNTAQLAARMMRDGCVMKITRSLERTPSTVKPVFGKVTTDKKKEKPNTNNMENTLTTNKSSSSKIPLISSQIKTCSEKNTVKSDTMENASSVQESVQSLISPKTLLNGTNTPLWGCGRRSVTSGAVADRSSSVTINMSSPHSNGNNTLLLCSTTLGCLSDLPHTDLLLKSGGAVAPVEDEEGGELSVETEERWGSYDDVVFEGDDETDGERVSDFDSGCYEWEESENTSDLTEGQVTSRDNTSAENSSRTTHSSTTFVSAKNTRVDQLNMTRQHSVISGPDTCFAVPETVSWFSKNKLAQLNSVLFQKSSDKVPNKTNTPSLLRHKALIPGKTSTPNASFVKPKQVIMQNRNHKTPRTSFTIFTDLVQQAAASHPSSCSSLFTPKNVLGSLSANTSSSSTNRSSMSLTLKKGQQITSPLCGCGRRAKRQLVSNGGPNHGRGFYCCPVRRSGSGGRVQKGCEFFKWESSLMNRSSVASPAARASISICSTLNRQPQQSTTIRKSY